One Zeugodacus cucurbitae isolate PBARC_wt_2022May chromosome 3, idZeuCucr1.2, whole genome shotgun sequence genomic region harbors:
- the LOC105219291 gene encoding probable cytochrome P450 6a14: MDFYFIIFSTILTLLLSYLRYKYQYWELLGVPQLKMNYLFGNLFRIRTIHKTEIMREVYKEFRGKAKLAGTYIFTKPIAIVLDLDLVKSILIKDFNKFTDRFEQVRSTGSFLNEHLFRLHGEKWRPLRTKLTPTFTSSKMKFMFPTVVTVARQLDETFGGHLAKTPSGDIELHDLMGRFTTDVIGHCAFGVECNSLKDPNVVFRDIGRRIFYPRYLSIRLRTLMITYPALFKYLKFLNIKESPKGVEEFILQLVRDTVRMREEQNIQRNDFINMLIELKNSKDMKGVPPMGIEEMAAQVFVFFAAGFETSSSNMSYGLFELAKNPQVQEKLRAEIVSVLEKHNGELTYEAMMEMTYLDQVITETLRKYPALAALTRVSIDDYKIPDTDITLEKGTRIYIPAKEIHYDPEIYEDPKEFRPERFNPEEVQKRHPQAFLGFGDGPRNCIGLRFGRMQVRVGLITLLKSYRFSLSEKTPTELEISKYSIVLVPQSKVWLKAERL, translated from the exons ATGGATTTCTACTTCATTATATTCTCCACAATCCTGACGCTTTTGCTCAGCTATCTTCGCTACAAGTATCAATATTGGGAGCTACTTGGAGTGCCGCAGCTGAAAATGAACTATCTTTTTGGAAATCTCTTCCGCATACGAACCATACATAAAACGGAAATTATGCGTGAAGTCTATAAAGAGTTTCGTGGCAAAGCAAAATTAGCCGGCACTTATATTTTCACCAAACCCATAGCTATCGTGTTAGATTTAGACTTGGTAAAGTCCATATTAATCAaagatttcaacaaatttacGGATCGCTTTGAGCAAGTTAGAAGCACCGGCAGCTTCCTCAATGAACATCTCTTTCGCTTACATGGTGAGAAGTGGCGTCCCTTGCGCACGAAGCTAACACCGACTTTCACGTCGTCGAAAATGAAGTTTATGTTTCCCACAGTGGTGACAGTGGCCCGTCAATTGGATGAGACTTTCGGCGGCCATTTGGCTAAGACACCAAGCGGTGATATAGAACTACACGATTTGATGGGACGCTTCACAACCGATGTAATTGGCCATTGTGCCTTCGGCGTTGAGTGTAATAGCTTGAAGGATCCGAATGTGGTATTTCGTGATATAGGCCGCCGTATTTTCTATCCACGTTATCTCTCTATACGTCTGCGTACGCTTATGATTACATATCCGGCTTTATTcaagtatttgaaatttttaaatatcaaagAATCTCCTAAAGGTGTTGAAGAATTCATACTGCAGTTGGTGCGTGACACCGTGCGTATGCGTGAAGAGCAGAATATACAGCGTAATGATTTCATTAATATGCTAATTgagttgaaaaattcaaaagacatgAAAGGCGTGCCTCCAATGGGTATTGAGGAGATGGCAGCGCAGGTGTTCGTGTTTTTTGCAGCTGGCTTTGAGACGAGCTCCAGTAATATGAGTTATGGACTATTTGAGTTAGCGAAGAATCCTCAGGTGCAAGAGAAATTGAGAGCAGAAATTGTAAGCGTGCTGGAGAAACATAATGGCGAGTTGACCTATGAAGCTATGATGgaaatgacatatttggatcAAGTTATAACCG AAACTCTCCGTAAATATCCAGCACTCGCTGCTCTCACACGTGTCTCTATTGATGATTACAAAATCCCTGATACTGATATCACACTCGAGAAGGGCACACGCATTTATATACCCGCTAAAGAGATTCATTATGATCCGGAAATTTATGAGGATCCGAAAGAATTTCGCCCAGAGCGCTTCAACCCTGAAGAAGTGCAAAAGCGTCATCCACAAGCTTTTCTCGGTTTCGGTGATGGACCACGCAATTGTATTGGCCTACGCTTTGGACGCATGCAAGTGCGTGTTGGTTTGATAACTTTGCTGAAATCTTATCGCTTCAGCTTATCGGAGAAGACACCTACTGAATTAGAGATTTCTAAATATAGTATAGTGCTTGTACCACAGAGCAAAGTGTGGCTGAAGGCTGAGAGATTATGa